The nucleotide window gttgtatTCTCCTTGTTTGACACTACTATTGTCACCTTGAAGCAGAGCAGCTACACACAAccctttgttaatttttattaaccATTTCTccgatttttattaaaatttgttaCTATTTCAAAGTGACTTAGTATGCTTACCCACAGTCACAAGTGAATCTTCAAAATCTTAGGTCTAGGGATCTAACTTAGTGATATAGTGTTAGCATAgcctgcacaaggccctgggttcaattcccaggactgaaagtaaaagaaagaaaattttggtCATGAGGTCAGGATTATTAAGGTTAACTCATAAAGGGAAGGTGGTTGCACACCAGGATCATGAAGCCCTTATAAGATTGAGCCTATTAATATTCCCTATGGAGGGAATGGATAGCTCATAAGGTGCACAGACAGGCCTTATAGGGTTCTAGAGGCTTGAGAGCCTTCATGAGATCCACACCAGGATCCTGTTCTTCATGTGGTTATAGATGGGGTAAACAATTGACTGGGGTAGATTCTTCTTTGGAAATGCATTGCCTGTAAATTGTCTAGAGGACTTTCTGACCTTTGTATATCCTAAGCCCCAATAAGTAACTTGAATCAACACATTGATTTACCAAGCTGGACTTGTACATACTGTTGGTACCCTTCTTTCTGGGGTAAATAGATATTCCTTTATGTTTCCCCAGGAAAAGATATACAACAATATAGTTGACAGTTCAAGTATTACTCTATTCCTTGTACCCTACTTAGCTATAGTTATTAGAATTGCAATAGGTACATGTTGTGCATTTTATGAATACTCATACAATGAGAAACTAAAATATCTTAGGAAATCTGTAGGGGAAATTACTAACCCCCAACCTCCACCAGATGCAAATATTCTCTTGTTTACCAAGGTGGAGCTTTGGGTGTTTATCAGAGAGCAGTACTTCCAATCCCTCATGTAACTCCTGCCCACTTATCCAGAAATAACATGATGCCATTTTGGAGTAAACATTACCTTATGCTAGTATCCATGGCTACTAATGAAAAGAAGGTAGgtcaataataatgatgataacgATGGTGCTTTGGCTAGTCCCTTGTtgttagaggaggaaagggtcacaaagagaaaataaataaaaatgtactatgaatttaaaaaaaaaaacaaaacccaggaggAGCTTTACTTTAGCACCAGGGAAGATGATTGCAGACTtcaacctccaaaactgtaatgTAATACAACACTGTTTTAATCGTTGACTTTTTGGTAATTTGTTATAGAGAAAATGAGAATTTTCAATTCTACAAATGAAACTAGATAATATAATTGCTgtttagatttttgtcaacttgacacaaatctagaCATAGTCATAGTTATTCCTCAATTGAGGAATAGCCTCCATCAGAGTGGTCTGTGGCCTTGtctgtgaggatttttttttattgctaattgatgtaggagggaccagcccactgtgggcattgCCACTCCTGAACTAGAAGattgggctgtataagaaaggcagTTGAAAAatccagaggaagcaagccagtaagggaCATTCCTCAACAGCCTCTGActtagttcctgcctctaggttcctgtcttgatttcctAACTTGGCTTCTCTCATTGATGGATTGTAACCTTTAAtccaaacaaactctttcctcctcaagttactTCAGACTTGGCATGTATCAcaacaaatggaaaacaaactagGACATACAGTTTCCCACTCTAGAACCTTTCCTCTATCTTATTTTAGCCAGAAATGTCTGATGCTTATTTCTATTTGAGGAACTCACACATTTCAGTGCCCTCCCCCAATGTCTTCAGATCAGCCTATCTACCTCTCCAAGTTTCAAAGTCATTGAAAGACAGGGCAATATGCTAATCTTCTGTGACATCCACTGTAAGCTTCACAGTATACTTTCTAGTGTTCACACATTCAGTATTTGATAAGTCTTGTTTTTTCTCGGAAAATCTTGGGATCCATCTAAATATTAGGACAAAAAAATAAGTATTGCCTAAGTGctatgagaaaaaataaattttgaaaatggGGGCAtagtggctgaagagatggatcagtggttaagggtacttgTTGCCCTTGCAaaagacccagattcagttcccagcacccaaatggtagctcttaaccatctgtaactttacttcctaggatctgatgccctcttctgacttctgtgggcaccaagcatacaCGTGGCtcatatgcatgcaggcaaagcatccacacacataaaataaaaataaataaatctaaaaaataataaaataaagaagaatgtGTGCTGTGGGACATAATTTCATGCCTCCTGTGACGAACATTTACATTCATTTTCTTAGACATGTTTGTTCTTATTGGATGTTAGAACATGGCTATAGAACCCAGCCTGGTCAGTGTAAcctgaatctggatatggccttctgccttgctttcatgCTTTCTCAGATATAATCCATAATATGTGCCAGATAATTGTGTTTAAATTAGTCTGTCCTAAGAAATTTCTGGTTAAGGgctgctctgttaatatttagaatgttttatttacatgtttagtagtttatttacatgtttttctgaactcaaacaaccttccttggaTCATTGTTTCCTTTGTTACATCTGTGTATAAAAGcacactgaaactgaagtaaggTTTTCTACCGTATTAGACTGTGGTCTGCCCACTTTTTCAGGACCTCAGAGCCCAGGTGCAACATACAAGATCTGCACAGATCAGCCAAAATGATGCAGCTTCTGTCCACCATGTTTAATAGATTTACATATTAAGTTAGCCTTTGTTTCATATATCAACAGAGGTGACAGCCACCTCACAAAGTGTTTAAAGGATTAAGAGATGGTGtatatgaaaaggaaataaaaactaatGGCAGACAAAATGTCTGTctattatttgtttgagacagggtctccactatgcatcccaggctggcccgaAACTTGCTAGGTAGCCTGGGCTGAATTTTCTGATTCTCCTACCGTGggagtgctcagattacagggaCAAATTATGACTCATGTCCTTTAAATTACAAGATAAACTGCAACAAATTttaagactattttttaaaaaagacaaagagtACACAATTActccaataataaaataaataggagTCCAACAATCCCCAAAGCATTTGTGGAGGAAGGAAATGAGAAGGTCGAGTATACCAAGATGGAGGAAAACTATGACCCAAAGAGAGGAGCTCTAGCAATGAGAAAGTCCCTGGAGCCAACAAGGCTCTTAACGAACAAGAGTATCTAACATGCTTACTttttgattctttcttttcttttctttctttctttctttctttctttctttctttctttctttctttctttcctttctttcttccttccttccttccttctttccttcctttcttctttcctttcttctttccttccttccttctttccttcctttctttctttcttgctttctctctcctcctcctcctcctcctccttcttctctctctctccttttctttttttgatagagtcttttgtagcccaggctggcctctaacttgctatgtagtctaggATAACCTTGACTTTCTGGTCCTTCTGCTTCTACATCCTAAGAgcgggattaaagtcatgtactaTAAGACCCCATTTATACAGTACTGGGGATGAATCCAGGGTTCTGTGTATGCTAGACAAAAAACTTTTTGTAACTATctctttgtgaaaataaatttattgctTCTTTGTTGGAAACGTCTCCCTGGGTTGCTCAGGCAGAATCCAAAGCCCTGGGCGCAAGTAATCCCAAATAACTAGGACTACAGGCACCTAGCACCATGCTAAGCTGAATGAGGCTGTTTCTTCAAGGAATTTTAGGTTCACAAGAAAACTGAATAAAAGACAGCATCTACATGTCGGTGCCCCATTATCAACACCTACACCAGAGTGTTGCTACCTGTCACAACTGTGAACCTACATTGACACCATTACCACACACCATCCATAGCCGCCACCAAACTTGACTCTTGGTGGTGTGCCTTCTACACGATTAGAGGAATGTATGGCACATGCACAATTATAGGATCACACACATCTTAGGTACCTGACTTCGGACCTTATACTCTAAGTTGGCCACAACCCACAACTTATCCTATCCTCCCCAAGACCCCACCAAAAGGAGACACTTACCAGATGGAACTAAACCCTGTAAAAACACAGCCCCCTTAGAGTGTTGGTAAAAGTCTGTTAAATAGAATTGAGTGACCGGGTAGAGCTATGAAAATAAACACCCATCGGGTAGATACACAATGACATAAAAACACTATAGAGAAGGAAATTTGCTTCCAGAAAGTGGGGTAGGCCGACAGGCaggatttacttttttttttttttttttttttttttaaggccaaAGTGACCCCAGGAGactgagagaggaggggaaaggggaaagcCAGGTAAGCTTCCATTTGGCTGTGCTGGGCAACCTGATTTCCAGGAAGTTGGCAGTCTGTGACAgccagctctcctgtctgttaAGCAGTGAACAGGTGCAAGTGTTTCGCGCTGCTTAGAAACAAGGAGGGGAAAGTAATCTGTTTAAAGCAATGTAAAACTACCATGAAATTGTACTTTACTCGGAATGGTCTTGCAGAAGAACGGCCAGGATTGCTCGGTTGGAAGCTAGAAGGGGGCGAGAGTTGTGGGAAGTCTATATTTAGGCAAAACTAGGACTTGCCCAAAGCCACTACTCGGTGACAGCACAAATAGGTCAAGGGATTTCCAGCACGCCAGAAAGTGGAAGGGTGGGATTCTGAGGACAGCTGTGAAGATATGTCTTGGGAGACAGAAAAGGGCTTGGAACCAGCATTCTTCCTCTGCAGAGTGAATGCTCAGTTTGATTTCTCTCTCGGAGTACTAAAATTTCTCAAGAATATTGCCTTGAGAAATAGAAGTTAGGATAATCCAAATAGGTCAAGGGATTTCCAGCACGCCAGAAAGTGGAAGGGTGGGATTCTGAGGACAGCTGTGAAGATATGTCTTGGGAGACAGAAAAGGGCTTGGAACCAGCATTCTTCCTCTGCAGAGTGAATGCTCAGTTTGATTTCTCTCTCGGAGTACTAAAATTTCTCAAGAATATTGCCTTGAGAAATAGAAGTTAGGATAATCCTGTTCAGGCGTTTGTggaagatggattttttttttttttttaagtattacactagagatagagggagggagggagacagcgCCAGACCCGATTCAGGTCGAAGCCTTGAAACTCCCCTTTGACAGCAGCAGGGGCTGGTCCTTACAGGGCTGCTCCTGCATTAGGTCCTCTGCTCCCTCCGCCATGCCTGCCCGCCCTGGTACCGGGCTCGGTGCGGCTGCAGCCGCAGAAGACAGAGAACAGGCGCCTTGCGCGCTCCCGGGACACCCGGAGACTCGGGTCTTACCGGAACGCAGACCGAGCGATTGCAATTCCGGCCCTTGCAAGCCTCGGACGCAAAAGCCCGCCACCGCGAACGAGCCTGCGATGCCCCCTGCTGGCCAGACGATTAGTCGTCAGCCCGAAGCCGCAGCGGGGCGTCCGGAGGCGGGACATTGGCCAAGCCCCGCCCCTCCCTGCagaggccccgcccccgccgcgcGCTCGCCCGCGCATCCCCGCCCCCTCGCCGACACCACGTTCCTGCGGGGGCGCGCGCGCGCTCCTAATCCCCTGCCTTCCGGCTCAGCCGAGCGAGCGGCTTGCGGCGGCCAGCAGGGTCGCCTTCGCTGGGGTCCTCCGTCGCTGGCTCTGCGTCCTGGCTGGTCAGGCGGAGCGATGCCCGCGCCCCGCTTCCCCGTGTCCCGCGCGCCCGGTGACCACCCGCCCGCTGCAGGGCTGCGGCCGTGACCCCCCTGCTGCCGACTTTCGCCCAGCGTCCAGCTCCGAGCTCGCTGGCCCGGGCAGGGAGAGGCCCTGGTAGTGTCAGGAGGTAGGCTCTCAGCTCCCGGGTGGTGCCTGCGAGCGTTATTTGTCTATTACCTGTCAGGTGGATAGGCAGTGATGTCCTCGACACAGTTGCAAGGGTAGGTATGAGTAATACCGTGGACTGATACTGAAAAGAAAACGTGTTTGGTGTTTTCCTGTAGGTTTCAGAGGCTCGAGAGCAGCTACTTCTGTGGTCATGGAGATCAGCGTCCACCGGGATTACTGTATGGTCTTCACCCAGCCTGCTACCCCCTAGGCTCAGCCTTGGGTCCTGATTTCCAccaatgaagtttttttttatcctttcttgAATCATGTGACATCACTTCTTGTCCGTTGTTTCCCTTTCAATAGCCAAATCCATTAGGTGTAAGTTCCCGTTGGTTTAAAGTACTGAGTTGTTTGCCTGTCCACTTGCACTCTGACAGCTCACCTCCTGTCGCAATGATTTTCATAGGTACTCACCCGAGTCCTTGCCTTGAAGAGAGCATTCACACACTTGGCTGCCTGACAAAGACAACAGTCAGGCGGTGATTCTCCCAGCTCCGTTTTTCTGTATGTCAAGTTTGCAAGGCTGAGTAAAACTATTTTCTTGCACGTTGGCATAGGGAAAGATAAATCCTGCATTAATGGCAAAAGCTGATCACCATCAGACTGTTTTAGATTCCTTGATAAGGCAGTATAGTTTCCAGTAAGGCTTCAGTTTATGAAAAGAGCAAGGAGGAAAGTGAGAAAATAGGGTTAACTGGAGCTATCCCTTGTCATAGGAACTTGATTAATTTCTAAAATGCAAGTGAAGAGACTCAGACTTCCTTAGAAAGTTGTTACACCATCTGTTAAGTCCTAGGGAACAGCTGAGGGCTCTTAAGTCTCCATTTTCTGTGTTCAAATCTAAGTTGTTAATTGTCTAAAATACTAGACTAAAATGTTGGGGAAACGTAAGCGTGTGGTGTTGACAATTAAAGACAAACTTGACATCATTAAGAAGCTTGAAGAAGGCAActcttttaaaaaactttctGTCGTGTATGGAATTGGTGAATCCACAGTTCgcgacattaaaaaaaacaaagaaagaattataaaCTATGCCAACAGTTCAGATCCTACTAGCGGGGTGTCCAAACGTAAATCTATGAAGTCATCAACGTATGAGGAGCTTGATAGAGTTATGATAGAGTGGTTTAATCAACAGAAAACAGATGGGATCCCAGTGTCTGGGACTATCTGTGCAAAACAAGCCAAGTTCTTTTTTGATGCTTTGGGGATGGAAGGTGATTTTAATGCCTCATCTGGCTGGCTCACTCGGTTTAAGCAGCGCCACGGGATTCCAAAGGCTGCTGGTAAAGGAGCAAAATTAAAAGGGGATGAAACTGCTGCCAGTGAATTTTGTGGTAACTTTCAAGAATTTGTGGAAAGAGAAAATCTCCTACCGGAACAAATTTATGGTGCTGATCAAACTGGACTGTTCTGGAAATGTCTCCCTTCAAGGACACTGGCTTTTGACCTTGACCGGAATACTTCGGAGTATAGGTCAAGCAGGGAGAGAATCATTATTATGTGTTGTGCAAATGCCACGGGTCTGCATAAGCTTAACCTTTGTGTGGTGGGAAAAGCAAAAAGGCCCCGTGCATTCAAAGGCACTGACCTTGCCAACCTTCCTGTCACTTACTTCAGTCAGAAAAGTGCATGGATTGAGCAGTCTGTTTTCAAACAGTGGTTTGAGAAGTGCTTTGTGCCACAGGTGCAGAAGCACCTGAAATCCAAAGGGCTTCGAGAGAAAGCAGTACTGCTTTTGGATTTCCCCTCAGCACATCCAGCTGGAGACCTGCTGAGCTCTGATGACGGCAGGGTGATTGTGAAATATTTGCCACCAAATGTAGCAAGTCTTATTCAACCTATGAGCCAAGGAGTTCTAACCACAGTCAAAAGATATTACCGAGCAGGACTTATCCAGAGATACATGAATGAAGGAAATGACCCAAAAATGTTCTGGAAGAATTTGACAGTGCTGGATGCAATTTATGAGGCCTCGAGAGCCTGGAACATGATAAGATCAAATACCATAACCAGAGCGTGGAAAAAGCTTTTCCCTGGCAGTGAAGACAATTCAAGCATGAGCATTGATGAAGGAGCCATGTTAGCTGCTAATTTAGCAACAGTTTTACAGAATACAGAAGATTGTGAGCATGTCAACATTGAAAATATCGAGCAGTGGTTTGAGTCTCGGAGTAGTGACTCAAACCGTCAGGTGTTGGCTGACATTGTAGGTGCTGAAGACCGGGCTGTGGCTGCTGAGCAGAAGCCTTCCAGGAAGACTAGGAAAGCAGAACTGAATCCAGAGAAGCGGATTAGCCACAAAGCTGCACTTGAGTGGACTGAAAATTTGCTGGATTATCTGGAACAACAAGATGATATGCTCCTCTCTGATAAGCTGGTATTGCGGAGGCTTCGGACCATtataagaagaaaacagaggattcaaaataaaaatcatctaTAGCGCCCCCTTCTGTTGCTgggtattttcatttttgtggcttGTCTGCAGTGGTTTTATCTAAGGCCCAATAAATGTTACTGATGATTTTAGAATTAGATGCTGCTTCGGATTACTTAAATTACAGCCCTTTAATGTTGGCTCTGAATGAGCAATGACATGGAATTCATTATCTGCTTCTAAACTGTGTTATACTCATTAGATCACAAGGTACCCAAGGCTGGGATATGCTGTATGCCTGAATTCAACATGTCTGGTGACAGGCTGTGCACACTCAATAAATCTTACTTAAATTGAATTTTGATGACTTTTCTTGAGTGTCAGTTTGTAAAGTAAAATACACCTAGGAATGTGTTTACTGGTGAGAGGTTTAAGAGAGTTCAGCACCGTTTGTGCTTGAATTTTCCTGCAACTTCAGTGATCTGGATAATAGCAAAGTAAATCCTTGAATAGTGCGTTGCTTTCTGGCAAAATTTAGGCAGCTGTCTATTGAGATTGGCCGTTTCTTAGTGTAGTGAAGGAAAAGGTAGGGTTAAATGTTCTGAGAGAAAGGCATACAACTTCACCTTTATTCTAGAGACAAAAGTTTTTCATTTGTGTGGAAGGTATACCAGCATTGTCCTAAGAATATGAGCTTTAATTTCCTAAAGAATGTGTGTAGAAGAAATAAAAGGTAAGCATTAATAACCTGTcatctttattctttaaaaaggtGTCAGATTTTTTTATACACTTGTTGGTGTTTATGTATGCTATAAAGCTTAAAAAGTACACCATTGTTTTCAAGGAATGTAATTTTTTTGAATTGCTAAGAACATAAGCATATATACAGATTGTGGAACCAGCATGGGAACTGTGAGCTAATATTCAGTTGAACATGAAGGAAATACTGGAGAAGGTCCCAAGTTGATGTGGGACATTACCATGGCCAAGTTattctcatatttttaaaattggaaaatTACCTGCTTCTCGGAGCTtgtaaggattaaatgagataatacatGGCTTTTAATATTTGGGTTCTAGAAAAGGGTAATCCTTGAGTGTTGGCTATGGTTCCTGTACTGCAGAAAGTATGTTTCAGCAATAGGCTGAACAGATCCAGTGTGGGACTCAGAATGATGTTTCTGCGTTAGGAAACTCCTTCCACAGGAAGATGAACAAAGTATGTGTAGTTTCAGCTGAATATGATAATTACTTCAATGGAAACTAAAGGTTAATCCTGCTTTCTCAGGGTCTATTGGTTAAGTGTGCAGGCATCTCTACAGGACAGGTAAGTTGCAATAGGGAATGAAAGTGGAATTGCTCCGGGCTGTAGTCAGCACATTGCAAATAAATGTTGGATTTGTTTCTAGAAGAAAAACTGAATATTGGGTTATCCATTGAAGCAATAAGATGCCTTTAAAGTACATGAGCTGGCAGGAAGCAGCACGCTTAGTTCATTTTGTCCGGCGACGGTAACAGGAGTGGTGTAAAGAACCAAAGAAAGGTCACAGGAGACTGCTTCTAACAGGCCCAGCTATTCATAATAAGATTCCCTGTGGTCAAGAGGAATGTCGAGCTCCCATATAACGTTTTTTTCTGAGGCAGTGATGGACAATATTCTGCCTTTTGATCTGAACCTTTGGGTTCTAGAATACCTTTTCCAGAAGACTTCTaagtattctttttaaaaaataaatcctttaaaaatttatttatctttattttatgtatgttggtgttttgccatgggtgtcctgtctcctggaactggatggagttatagacagttgtgatttgccatgtgggtgctgggaatggaacctgagttctctggaaaaaatcagtcagtgctcttaaccatggagccatctctccatctccagccccctaaaacttttccttttctttctttctttctttctttctttctttctttctttctttctttctttctttctttcttcttttttttttttttgttggttttttaagacagtttcactgtgtaacagctctcggtgtcctagaactctctttgtagaccaggctggcctcgaactcaaagatccacttacctctgcctcctgagtgctgggattaaaggtgtgtgcctccactgcccagcGATGATTCTTATATCATTATTTATTAACCCATTTCCCTCAAACTGTACACTTTCACCTACCTGATAACCTTGTGGAAATGGGGTTCTGCACACGTGAGTCGAGGCTGGAGTCACAACAGATGCTAGAAACCACTAGGGTTTAGCACTTTTCAAGAGAGCGGTAGCTACTAGTTACCTAAAGATTTTCATAAGGCCGGCCATTTCCCAGGTGCACACTTTCCATCCAGAGTAGTAGTATCTGCGCAAGCACAGGTTTTTCAGTGCCtgttgtcttttaaaattcaagttaaaGTAAtgataatacattttttaaaacaaagtttgCCACTTACTTAATGATGTCAAGTCATCTTGCATACCGTATCTGTGCACACTGCCAGCAAGAACAGAGTTGTTGGAGGCCTGCAGGTTTGAAGCACCAATGTTGGCTGCTCTGATCTTTCTGTGTGTAACCTTAGCAGCTTTCTGTGCCTTTATGAATCTCGATTTTGTTGGGCATAGAAGGGTGGAAGGTGAAATAGGCATGCTCTAGATGTTGGTAAACAGCCATTAAGCAACCCAATGGCTGTTGAGAAATCTGTTTCTAGGTTCTTCCTTGAAAATGAGTCACAGCCTATggtaactgtttggacccccaggACCTATGCTGAGATTCCAGACATAGGTTCGTCTCTGGGAATACTGGCTGGGTATGTGCATAGGTGGGAAGGTGTTGTGTTCCATAGACCCCTTGGTCTAATGTTAATCAACAAGGGGCCATCCATCCAGTCATTAAAAACAGACAGAGCCTCTCCTTGCCACAGTCTGGGAAAACTGGGCTAAAGACGATGTTTTTTTccacatggtagaaagcagaTGTTAGCTCATGTACTATAAGCAGAAATACAGCCTGCTTATGGAAATGCCATGTGGGGGAGTGAAAGAGCAGATTTGGACCAAGACATGTAGCAGCACCTACAGCAACAGCACTGACTTCTGTGGAACTGGTGAGTTTGGAGACCACTGGACTGCACTGGTCTAGGTCACATTTGCTTTGTTTACACCTGTCACCCCCATCCCAAAGTGACTATTGCAGATCCCTGTCACTCCTAAATATCCCACATTACAAGGGAAACTGGATGGTTTCCCTAAAGACTAGTGAAGGAAGGTAATGTGACTGAGATCACAGAGTCACTAGGGTCCAGGAAGGGAATAGAAGTTGGGCAATGTGGCCTACTAGCTGAGTGCATGGCCAGTAATGTCCATCTGAGGGTTGAACTGATCCTAACTGTCTCAGTTCTCCACATGACACCTTGCTCCTTTTAGGAGCCCCTTCCTAAAAGTGTATCCTCTGAGGAGCAAGGCATGTACCCAGGCATAACTCTGGGTATTGTACAAATTAACATTTTGTAGTCATTAACACCAATTTTGTGAAATACATTAACAATTTTCAAAGGAAACTCAAGTGTAGGTGGCAGAGATCCAATTACACATTCCCATCTAAGGTGACAGTTTACAGCCCTTGGGAAAAAAAACTATTCCTTCATATCTCAAGG belongs to Peromyscus eremicus chromosome 3, PerEre_H2_v1, whole genome shotgun sequence and includes:
- the Tigd2 gene encoding tigger transposable element-derived protein 2; translated protein: MLGKRKRVVLTIKDKLDIIKKLEEGNSFKKLSVVYGIGESTVRDIKKNKERIINYANSSDPTSGVSKRKSMKSSTYEELDRVMIEWFNQQKTDGIPVSGTICAKQAKFFFDALGMEGDFNASSGWLTRFKQRHGIPKAAGKGAKLKGDETAASEFCGNFQEFVERENLLPEQIYGADQTGLFWKCLPSRTLAFDLDRNTSEYRSSRERIIIMCCANATGLHKLNLCVVGKAKRPRAFKGTDLANLPVTYFSQKSAWIEQSVFKQWFEKCFVPQVQKHLKSKGLREKAVLLLDFPSAHPAGDLLSSDDGRVIVKYLPPNVASLIQPMSQGVLTTVKRYYRAGLIQRYMNEGNDPKMFWKNLTVLDAIYEASRAWNMIRSNTITRAWKKLFPGSEDNSSMSIDEGAMLAANLATVLQNTEDCEHVNIENIEQWFESRSSDSNRQVLADIVGAEDRAVAAEQKPSRKTRKAELNPEKRISHKAALEWTENLLDYLEQQDDMLLSDKLVLRRLRTIIRRKQRIQNKNHL